In the Manis javanica isolate MJ-LG chromosome 14, MJ_LKY, whole genome shotgun sequence genome, one interval contains:
- the RAB25 gene encoding ras-related protein Rab-25 isoform X1: MGNGTEDDYNFVFKVVLIGESGVGKTNLLSRFTRNEFSHDSRTTIGVEFSTRTVLLGTAAVKAQIWDTAGLERYRAITSAYYRGAVGALLVFDLTKHQTYAVVERWLKELYDHAEATIVVMLVGNKSDLNQAREVPTEEARMFAENNGLLFLETSALDSTNVELAFETVLKEIFAKVSKQRQNNTRTNAITLGSAQAGQGPGSGEKRACCISL; this comes from the exons ATGGGGAACGGAACTGAGGATGATTATAACTTTGTCTTCAAGG TGGTGCTGATTGGCGAGTCAGGCGTGGGGAAGACCAATCTGCTATCCCGGTTTACGCGCAATGAGTTCAGCCACGACAGCCGAACCACCATCGGGGTCGAGTTCTCCACCCGCACTGTCCTGCTGGGCACCGCTGCTGTCAAGGCTCAGATCTGGGACACAGCTGGTTTGGAGCGGTACCGAGCCATCACCTCGGC GTACTATCGTGGTGCAGTGGGGGCCCTACTGGTTTTTGACCTAACCAAGCACCAGACCTATGCTGTGGTAGAGCGCTGGCTGAAGGAACTCTATGACCACGCTGAGGCCACTATCGTTGTCATGCTCGTGGGTAACAAGAGTGACCTCAACCAGGCCCGGGAGGTGCCCACTGAAGAGGCCCGCATGTTCGCTG AAAACAATGGGCTGCTATTTCTGGAGACCTCAGCCCTGGATTCCACCAATGTTGAGCTGGCCTTTGAGACTGTCCTCAAAG agATCTTTGCCAAGGTGTCCAAGCAGAGGCAGAACAACACCCGGACCAATGCCATCACCTTGGGCAGtgcccaggctgggcaggggccAGGCTCTGGTGAGAAGAGGGCCTGTTGCATCAGCCTCTGA
- the RAB25 gene encoding ras-related protein Rab-25 isoform X2 — translation MGNGTEDDYNFVFKVVLIGESGVGKTNLLSRFTRNEFSHDSRTTIGVEFSTRTVLLGTAAVKAQIWDTAGLERYRAITSAYYRGAVGALLVFDLTKHQTYAVVERWLKELYDHAEATIVVMLVGNKSDLNQAREVPTEEARMFAENNGLLFLETSALDSTNVELAFETVLKGKSP, via the exons ATGGGGAACGGAACTGAGGATGATTATAACTTTGTCTTCAAGG TGGTGCTGATTGGCGAGTCAGGCGTGGGGAAGACCAATCTGCTATCCCGGTTTACGCGCAATGAGTTCAGCCACGACAGCCGAACCACCATCGGGGTCGAGTTCTCCACCCGCACTGTCCTGCTGGGCACCGCTGCTGTCAAGGCTCAGATCTGGGACACAGCTGGTTTGGAGCGGTACCGAGCCATCACCTCGGC GTACTATCGTGGTGCAGTGGGGGCCCTACTGGTTTTTGACCTAACCAAGCACCAGACCTATGCTGTGGTAGAGCGCTGGCTGAAGGAACTCTATGACCACGCTGAGGCCACTATCGTTGTCATGCTCGTGGGTAACAAGAGTGACCTCAACCAGGCCCGGGAGGTGCCCACTGAAGAGGCCCGCATGTTCGCTG AAAACAATGGGCTGCTATTTCTGGAGACCTCAGCCCTGGATTCCACCAATGTTGAGCTGGCCTTTGAGACTGTCCTCAAAG GAAAATCTCCTTGA